The genome window GGATTCAATTTCCTGCGAAATAATTCTAATTTCTTTGAGCGAAAATAATATCTGGTTATTAATCTGCTTCTGTTCTCGAATTTTTTGTGTTAGTCGGTCTACCTGTACATTGAGTTCAACATATCCAGATTGTTGTTCGGTAACTTTTGACGAAGTCTCTGAAGCTGAATTACTTCCTTTTCGAATTAAGCCACCGGCTTGCTTGATGATTTTCTCTATAGTACTAGCATTCTCAGCACTACTCTCTGCTAGTTTTGCGACTTCTTGAGCTACCACTGCAAAGCCTCTTCCATGCTCTCCCGCACGCGCGGCTTCAATAGAAGCATTCAAAGCTAGCAAATTGGTTCGATCCGCAATCTCTGACATGATCTGATTTACTTCGCTTACTTTATTAAATGAAAGATTGATTTCTCTTAGAATTTCGTCTAACTCACGGATAGAACTTGATACCATTTCCCCGGAGGTTCGAGATTCCACCATTCTATCCAGAATAAATTCTGCAGTTCCAGAAACCTCACCAAGTATTCCTTCGAGACGCTCTGACTCTTTGGTAATTCCATCTACTTTATTGTATTGAGATTTTATATGATTGGCAGAATGAATTACAGAAGAACTAAACTCTTCCATAGATCCAGAAATTTCTTCCACACTTGATGACTGTTCTTGAAGTTGTTCATTGAATTCGGTGATTGATTGATTGAGTTCGATGACCGATTGAACCAGTAACTCACCGATACCTTTGATCTTTGCATTAGCGCTTTCGATTTTGGATCGATCATTTTCTGCTGTTTCATATCGAACATTTGCTTCGTCTTTCATTTTGACTAGAAGCTGAACCACAGCGCGAATAATATATCCTCCTGCAATAATAAAGAGAATTTTGAGAATTTCTCCAGAATAGCTAGTCTTACCTAAAGCTTGAGAAGCCTCTATACTTTCTTCAAAAACAATCCCTTTATAATAGCCTAACACACACATCAAAGATAAAAGAAAGCCTGCATAGTAAGCTGCACCGAGAACAAAATTGGGAGAAAATAAAAATGATGCATAAGCTAAATAGAAAAAGTACAAAATGAATAAAACTGGATTTCTAAATATTTGCGTACCAATCTCAGGACTTTCGAACACTCCAGTAATTGTCACAGCACAACTTATAGTTATATCTAATAGAACAAAAAATTTAGCGATGTTCATGCTTAATTTATTCTGACGAATCAATAAGTATTGAATTCCCCCATAGACAAACATAGAGATCGTTCCAATCATATAACCAGTCGTTTGGAGCGTAGTGGAGGTTTCAATTGTTGAGATTATAGCAAGAATATAAAAACCAGCTAAAGAAAATCGAATTCGATTAATATAAATCGGTCCAAATTTTTCTAAACCACGAACATCAATAGTCTTTTTCGAGAGAGGCTTATGCATTGTAAAATCCACAATATGTAATCTAATATACCTACTAATTAATTAATTATTGCAGAATTTGAATATTATTTTAAAATTAAAGTATGAAAAAAGTAATGATTCCACTAGCTGAAGGTTTTGAAGAGATGGAAGCTATCATTTTAATAGATGTTTTACGGAGAGGTAAAGTTCAAGTCACATCTTGCGGCCTAAAAGCAGGTCCTATTATAGCATCACGAGGTACAATTCATACACCAGATAGCCTAATCACGGACAATCTGCACGGAACGTTCGATATGATTGTTCTTCCGGGGGGATTAAAGGG of Leptospira sp. GIMC2001 contains these proteins:
- a CDS encoding methyl-accepting chemotaxis protein; translated protein: MHKPLSKKTIDVRGLEKFGPIYINRIRFSLAGFYILAIISTIETSTTLQTTGYMIGTISMFVYGGIQYLLIRQNKLSMNIAKFFVLLDITISCAVTITGVFESPEIGTQIFRNPVLFILYFFYLAYASFLFSPNFVLGAAYYAGFLLSLMCVLGYYKGIVFEESIEASQALGKTSYSGEILKILFIIAGGYIIRAVVQLLVKMKDEANVRYETAENDRSKIESANAKIKGIGELLVQSVIELNQSITEFNEQLQEQSSSVEEISGSMEEFSSSVIHSANHIKSQYNKVDGITKESERLEGILGEVSGTAEFILDRMVESRTSGEMVSSSIRELDEILREINLSFNKVSEVNQIMSEIADRTNLLALNASIEAARAGEHGRGFAVVAQEVAKLAESSAENASTIEKIIKQAGGLIRKGSNSASETSSKVTEQQSGYVELNVQVDRLTQKIREQKQINNQILFSLKEIRIISQEIESNSKEQTETCNHVTNAIGSLEGAVSHLAQNSESIKETIDLLENQSHALAN